From a region of the Sporosarcina ureilytica genome:
- the nhaC gene encoding Na+/H+ antiporter NhaC: MLRTKSVITPTFMEAFLLVLVIVGTISISLVKFDAVPHIPILLSVLLLIIYGLVKKVTYKVVESGLVEGAGAGMAAVFLFFFIGILVSSWIMSGTIPTLIYAGFNIVTPTYFFAIVFIVTAIVGMSVGSSLTTVATIGVAFIGMATVLDVSLPIAAGAIVSGAFFGDKMSPLSDTTNLASSIVGVDLFEHIRNMGWTTIPAFLITLIIFGFLSPNVTSVDVEKITSFQDGLIQTGMIHWYTIIPIIVLFGLTMLKIPAMMTLAASSFSAILITYFHHTYSVGEVFSIMFGGFLSETGIEEIDALLTRGGMESMMFTVSLVLLALSMGGLLFKLGIVQCLLAKVESVLRKVSSVIAASALTAISINILIGEQYLSILLTGQAFQNQYEKVGLAGKNLSRVMEDAGTVVNPLVPWSVCGIFITKMLGVSTLDYLPFAFFCLLSPILTVLFGYLGKTLTFQKVVK; this comes from the coding sequence ATGTTACGTACTAAATCAGTCATCACCCCCACGTTTATGGAAGCATTTTTATTAGTTCTCGTCATTGTCGGAACGATTAGTATAAGTCTTGTTAAATTCGATGCTGTTCCGCATATTCCAATTTTATTATCGGTATTGCTGCTCATTATTTATGGACTAGTGAAGAAAGTAACATACAAAGTAGTTGAAAGTGGCTTAGTAGAAGGGGCAGGCGCTGGGATGGCAGCAGTGTTTTTATTTTTCTTCATAGGCATTTTGGTAAGTAGTTGGATTATGAGTGGAACGATTCCGACGCTTATTTATGCAGGGTTTAACATTGTGACGCCCACTTACTTCTTTGCAATTGTTTTTATCGTTACGGCAATTGTCGGCATGTCGGTTGGGAGTTCATTAACGACTGTTGCAACCATTGGCGTGGCGTTTATTGGGATGGCGACGGTGCTTGACGTTTCTCTTCCAATTGCAGCAGGCGCGATTGTATCCGGGGCATTTTTTGGAGATAAAATGTCGCCGCTCTCTGATACGACGAACTTAGCTTCTTCAATCGTTGGCGTGGATTTATTTGAACATATTCGGAATATGGGCTGGACGACAATTCCAGCATTCTTGATTACGCTCATCATATTTGGTTTTTTATCACCAAATGTAACGAGTGTAGATGTCGAAAAGATTACAAGTTTCCAAGATGGATTAATACAAACAGGAATGATTCACTGGTATACCATCATTCCGATCATTGTTTTATTTGGGTTAACAATGTTGAAAATCCCAGCGATGATGACACTTGCGGCAAGTTCATTTAGTGCAATTCTAATTACTTATTTTCATCATACCTATTCAGTAGGTGAAGTTTTTTCAATCATGTTTGGTGGGTTTTTATCCGAAACAGGGATTGAAGAAATCGATGCGCTATTAACGCGCGGTGGAATGGAAAGTATGATGTTTACCGTTTCCTTAGTTTTACTAGCACTTAGTATGGGCGGTTTATTGTTCAAACTGGGCATTGTCCAATGTCTGCTAGCAAAAGTAGAAAGTGTATTACGTAAAGTATCTTCTGTGATCGCAGCTTCAGCATTAACGGCGATTAGTATTAATATTTTGATTGGTGAACAGTATTTATCCATTTTATTAACAGGACAAGCTTTTCAAAACCAATATGAAAAAGTTGGATTGGCTGGAAAGAATTTAAGTCGTGTTATGGAAGACGCTGGAACTGTTGTGAATCCATTAGTGCCGTGGAGCGTTTGTGGAATCTTTATTACAAAAATGCTTGGCGTATCGACGCTTGACTATTTACCATTTGCTTTCTTTTGTTTATTATCACCAATTTTAACTGTATTGTTTGGCTATTTAGGGAAAACGTTAACGTTTCAAAAAGTAGTGAAGTAA
- a CDS encoding LLM class flavin-dependent oxidoreductase, with protein sequence MRLSVLDQAPITKGHTAPEALKYAEELAILTDELGYYRMWMAEHHSTNTFASSAPEVTAAHLAAKTKRIRIGTGGVMMMHYSPLKLAEVFKTLSALSPGRIDFGVGRAPGGDNHSIYALSEGRQPMMHNMYEKFETALALINDEVPKDDLYHRTIATPSQVELPEAWLLGSTGNSAIQAGRMGVGYSFAQFFMGGMTKEILDTYRKNFEPTVFMEKPEIKVTYMVTTAETKEEAEYEALPQDIWRLLFTKGQIGQTMTPEEAANFPLTEMDRMTIQENRQIHIVGAAKEVAAKLREEQAYYGFDEAMICSIPHSQEKRLEVYRLLARELF encoded by the coding sequence ATGAGATTAAGCGTATTAGACCAAGCGCCGATTACAAAAGGACATACAGCACCAGAGGCATTAAAATATGCGGAAGAGTTAGCGATATTAACAGATGAACTCGGTTATTACCGAATGTGGATGGCGGAGCATCACAGTACAAATACTTTTGCAAGTTCTGCACCTGAAGTGACAGCTGCACATTTGGCTGCCAAAACAAAACGAATTCGTATCGGAACAGGCGGCGTTATGATGATGCATTATTCCCCGTTAAAATTAGCAGAAGTGTTTAAAACATTAAGTGCACTCTCACCGGGGCGCATTGATTTTGGTGTTGGACGTGCGCCAGGCGGAGATAATCATTCAATTTATGCCCTTTCTGAAGGACGCCAACCAATGATGCATAATATGTATGAGAAATTTGAAACGGCATTAGCGCTTATAAACGACGAAGTGCCCAAAGACGATTTGTATCATCGAACGATTGCGACCCCTTCTCAAGTTGAATTGCCGGAAGCATGGTTACTTGGTTCAACAGGAAACAGTGCCATTCAAGCGGGGCGTATGGGCGTCGGGTATTCATTTGCACAATTTTTTATGGGTGGCATGACAAAAGAAATTTTAGATACCTATCGAAAAAACTTTGAACCTACTGTATTTATGGAGAAACCGGAGATCAAAGTAACGTATATGGTCACAACGGCTGAAACAAAGGAAGAGGCTGAGTACGAGGCATTACCGCAAGACATTTGGCGACTATTGTTTACCAAAGGGCAAATCGGCCAAACGATGACGCCTGAAGAAGCCGCAAACTTTCCATTAACAGAAATGGATCGTATGACTATCCAAGAAAATCGTCAAATCCACATAGTTGGAGCTGCTAAAGAAGTTGCGGCTAAATTGCGAGAGGAACAGGCGTATTACGGATTTGATGAAGCAATGATTTGCAGCATCCCGCATAGTCAAGAAAAGCGGTTGGAAGTGTATCGTTTGTTGGCGAGGGAATTGTTTTAG
- a CDS encoding ABC transporter substrate-binding protein, which produces MKNIKLFLCSIMILFVLSACNKRDDTEKVSIMLDWYPNAVHSFLYVAEEKGYFEEEGIELDIQFPANPTDPINLAAAGKVTMGITYQPDVIIAKTEQDIAVKSVGVLVQSPLNHVGFLKDTGIKSPKDFEGKTIGFTGIPLNEAMVQTMMETDGADFNSVTMVDVGFELSSSIVSEKADAAVGMYINHEFPMLEYEGYQPGHLDPTDFGVPSFYELVVVTSDDTWAKEQKNIEAFWRAARKAFDDMETNPDEALATLLKHQDKANFPLIEEVEKESLSILLPKMNTNGKFGHQDAEVWEVTADWMTKAGLLTQEANLDGIFVNMEE; this is translated from the coding sequence TTGAAAAACATTAAACTATTTTTATGTAGCATCATGATTTTATTCGTCCTAAGTGCTTGTAATAAAAGAGATGACACGGAAAAAGTGAGCATTATGCTCGATTGGTATCCGAATGCTGTACATAGTTTTCTTTATGTAGCTGAAGAAAAAGGTTATTTTGAAGAGGAAGGCATTGAGTTGGATATTCAGTTCCCGGCAAATCCAACAGACCCGATTAATTTAGCAGCTGCTGGAAAAGTAACGATGGGCATCACCTACCAACCAGATGTCATCATTGCGAAAACAGAACAAGATATCGCAGTTAAATCTGTCGGCGTGCTCGTTCAATCTCCACTTAATCATGTCGGATTTTTAAAAGATACCGGCATTAAGTCTCCGAAAGATTTTGAAGGCAAAACGATTGGTTTTACTGGAATCCCTCTTAATGAGGCGATGGTACAAACAATGATGGAAACAGATGGTGCAGATTTTAATTCGGTGACGATGGTAGATGTTGGATTCGAATTAAGTTCATCTATCGTATCAGAAAAAGCAGATGCAGCGGTCGGTATGTACATTAACCATGAATTTCCGATGCTTGAATATGAAGGCTATCAACCTGGTCACTTAGACCCAACAGATTTTGGGGTGCCCTCGTTTTACGAACTTGTAGTTGTAACGAGTGATGACACTTGGGCTAAAGAACAAAAGAATATCGAAGCATTTTGGCGTGCAGCTAGAAAAGCATTTGATGACATGGAAACCAATCCAGATGAGGCGCTTGCCACTTTATTGAAACACCAAGATAAAGCGAATTTCCCTCTAATTGAAGAAGTCGAGAAAGAATCTTTATCCATCCTCCTGCCGAAGATGAATACAAATGGAAAGTTTGGCCATCAAGATGCGGAAGTATGGGAAGTCACTGCAGACTGGATGACTAAAGCAGGGTTACTTACGCAAGAAGCGAACTTGGACGGTATTTTTGTGAATATGGAAGAGTAG
- a CDS encoding ABC transporter permease, whose translation MKNTASFFIVGVFLVLWEISARIIDKAFILPSPLQIFIRLWELKEVLFLDHLPITLLSIVMGLTLSILLGTAIAIWMSLNSSVQRAIYPILIASQMVPVIALAPIFVLWFGYTIWSKVAVAVLITFFPITVNTFDGLSSGKKDNEELFFTMGATKKDIFFKYSIPMALPHFFSGLKVAVTLSVIGAAIGEWLGAQAGLGYFSRRMMTQFDGAAVFAPIFVLTFVGILLFLCVTYFEKRMLNWRTKS comes from the coding sequence ATGAAAAATACTGCCTCATTTTTTATTGTGGGGGTATTCCTAGTGTTGTGGGAAATAAGTGCAAGAATCATTGATAAAGCATTTATTCTCCCGTCCCCTTTGCAAATATTTATTCGACTATGGGAATTAAAAGAAGTTCTTTTTCTAGATCATTTACCCATAACTTTATTATCTATCGTCATGGGTCTAACGCTTTCAATCCTATTAGGCACAGCAATTGCAATTTGGATGTCTTTAAATTCAAGTGTGCAAAGAGCGATTTATCCAATTTTAATTGCCTCTCAAATGGTACCCGTTATTGCGCTAGCCCCCATTTTTGTTTTATGGTTTGGCTACACAATTTGGAGTAAAGTAGCTGTTGCTGTATTGATCACATTTTTCCCAATCACCGTAAATACCTTTGATGGACTGTCATCTGGAAAAAAGGATAACGAGGAATTATTTTTCACAATGGGCGCTACGAAAAAGGATATATTTTTCAAATATTCAATTCCGATGGCACTCCCCCACTTTTTCTCAGGATTAAAAGTTGCGGTGACCTTGAGCGTGATCGGTGCAGCTATTGGGGAATGGTTAGGTGCACAAGCTGGACTTGGTTATTTTAGCCGGCGCATGATGACGCAATTTGACGGGGCAGCCGTATTTGCACCGATTTTCGTTTTAACCTTTGTTGGCATTTTATTATTTCTTTGTGTGACTTACTTTGAAAAACGTATGTTAAATTGGAGGACTAAGAGTTGA
- a CDS encoding ABC transporter ATP-binding protein: MLAFNNVSFGYDEKSKILDNLSFSVQPGEFISIVGVSGSGKSTIFRLVTGLDRPLTGDITLEGNKNGDRLGKVAYMPQQDLLLPWRTILENAYLPLEINGVDKQIAYQQIRPLLKEFGLEGTEDKYPSELSGGMKQRVAFLRAVLSGNPLLLLDEPFSALDAITKLSMQEWLLVQWKKRQSTILFITHDVEEALFLSDRIFLLKNKPVTDVEEIFVPLQGKRTRNDLNRPEMLALKDRLLSTLQSEVAL; encoded by the coding sequence ATGTTGGCATTTAACAATGTTTCGTTTGGCTATGACGAAAAAAGTAAAATACTAGATAACCTTTCATTTTCTGTTCAGCCAGGTGAATTTATTTCCATCGTCGGTGTAAGCGGTTCTGGAAAAAGTACGATATTCCGTCTTGTTACTGGTCTCGACCGTCCGTTGACTGGTGACATTACACTTGAGGGAAATAAAAATGGGGACAGGCTTGGGAAAGTAGCGTATATGCCCCAACAAGATTTACTTCTGCCATGGCGAACGATTTTGGAAAACGCCTATTTACCGCTTGAAATTAATGGGGTTGATAAACAGATAGCCTATCAACAAATACGCCCATTACTAAAAGAATTTGGCTTGGAAGGTACGGAGGATAAATATCCATCTGAATTATCCGGTGGGATGAAACAGCGCGTTGCATTTTTGCGCGCTGTTCTATCAGGAAATCCACTTCTGTTATTAGACGAACCTTTTTCTGCCCTTGATGCAATTACGAAATTATCCATGCAAGAATGGTTACTAGTGCAATGGAAAAAAAGACAATCTACGATACTATTCATTACGCATGATGTGGAGGAAGCACTCTTTCTATCGGACAGAATTTTCTTATTGAAAAATAAACCTGTGACCGACGTTGAAGAAATCTTCGTGCCATTACAAGGTAAACGTACGCGAAATGATTTAAATCGTCCTGAAATGTTGGCATTGAAGGACCGTTTACTTAGCACACTTCAAAGTGAGGTCGCTTTATGA
- the tenA gene encoding thiaminase II produces MKFTDRLHEKTLPIWRQNHNHPFVKGIGDGTVNQDNFRFYMVQDYLYLIDYSKVFAIGAVKADDVETMGKFAGLLEGTLNTEMALHRKYAERFGISEEELENAKPSPIVLAYTHYMLHVSQKGTLAEVVAAVLPCAWSYWEIGKELNDIPGAADHPLYGDWIRMYSSEAFGELASWCIDLMNEVAEGKPEHELQKLEEIFLNTTRFEYMFWDMANNKQMWPGAETADVGI; encoded by the coding sequence ATGAAATTTACTGACCGCCTGCATGAGAAAACATTACCAATTTGGAGACAGAATCATAATCATCCGTTTGTAAAAGGAATTGGCGATGGAACTGTTAATCAAGATAACTTTCGTTTTTACATGGTACAGGATTACTTATATTTAATTGATTACTCAAAAGTATTCGCGATTGGCGCTGTGAAAGCAGACGATGTTGAAACAATGGGGAAATTCGCTGGTCTACTTGAAGGGACATTGAATACGGAAATGGCGCTTCACCGAAAATATGCTGAGCGATTTGGCATTTCAGAAGAAGAACTTGAGAACGCAAAACCTTCTCCAATTGTCCTGGCCTATACACATTACATGCTACACGTCAGTCAAAAAGGGACACTTGCAGAAGTTGTTGCTGCTGTTTTACCGTGTGCTTGGAGTTATTGGGAAATCGGAAAAGAGTTAAATGATATCCCAGGTGCAGCAGACCACCCATTATATGGCGACTGGATACGTATGTATTCTTCAGAAGCCTTTGGTGAACTGGCAAGTTGGTGCATTGACTTGATGAATGAAGTGGCAGAAGGTAAACCTGAACATGAACTGCAAAAACTAGAAGAGATCTTTTTAAATACGACACGATTTGAATATATGTTCTGGGATATGGCGAACAACAAGCAAATGTGGCCAGGTGCTGAGACTGCTGATGTTGGCATTTAA